Proteins encoded in a region of the Vicia villosa cultivar HV-30 ecotype Madison, WI linkage group LG5, Vvil1.0, whole genome shotgun sequence genome:
- the LOC131605307 gene encoding uncharacterized protein LOC131605307 codes for MVGEVQSSNSPNVALEGNEVPIEKINIENQDPEAPVEPTTSPSKRGLKSYAWPYFKRQKIGGLWKAICKSCDKKIGGDTKNGTKHLFDHISICPKRTERGPKQAMLKVTEKKSGNRHESFVVGNYTFNQDVSRTVASESAFSTSGRVLSQQRSRLKEDTLEALMCTQDWIRKDIKGYSKTLTQFECVDEDMDDDDDDDDNNKASRAWYNKIDAYFVKNGFHKCPHEHMLHIKYMDPGDVLIVCLYVDDLIFTGNNSEMIAKFREAMIEHFEMIDLSLMSYFLDIEVVQQDDRIFISQKKYASDILKKFKMEHSKPVYTPVEEKLKLTRENDGKRVDSTQY; via the exons ATGGTTGGTGAAGTTCAATCATCTAATAGTCCTAATGTTGCTTTGGAAGGGAATGAAGTTCCTATAGAAA AAATAAATATAGAAAATCAAGATCCTGAAGCTCCTGTTGAACCCACTACAAGTCCTAGCAAAAGGGGATTAAAATCATATGCTTGGCCCTAttttaaaaggcaaaaaataggAGGCCTTTGGAAGGCTATATGCAAATCTTGTGATAAGAAAATTGGTGGTGATACAAAAAATGGTACTAAACATTTATTTGATCATATTAGCATATGTCCAAAACGCACAGAGAGAGGTCCAAAACAAGCCATgcttaaagtgacagaaaaaaaATCCGGAAACAGACATGAATCATTTGTGGTTGGAAATTATACATTTAATCAAGATGTTTCTAGG ACCGTTGCTTCAGAGTCCGCCTTTAGTACTAGTGGTCGTGTTTTAAGTCAACAACGTAGTAGGTTGAAGGAAGACACTTTAGAGGCTTTGATGTGCACTCAAGATTGGATCCGAAAAGATATAAAAG GTTACTCAAAAACGTTGACTCAATTCGAATGTGTGGATGAAgatatggatgatgatgatgatgatgatgataataataag GCGTCAAGAGCTTGGTATAACAAGATTGATGCTTATTTTGTGAAGAATGGTTTTCACAAATGTCCTCACGAGCACATGTTACATATCAAATACATGGATCCTGGAGATGTCCTTATTGTGTGcctatatgttgatgacttgaTTTTTACTGGAAATAATTCAGAGATGATTGCAAAATTCAGAGAAGCTATGATTGAACATTTTGAAATGATAGATTTGAGCCTAATGTCCTATTTCCTTGACATTGAGGTCGTCCAACAAGATGATAGAATTTTCATTTCTCAAAAGAAGTATGCaagtgatattctgaagaagttcaagatgGAGCATTCAAAGCCAGTTTACACACCTGTTGAAGAAAAGTTGAAGTTGACAAGAGAAAATGATGGAAAAAGAGTAGACTCAACTCAATATTAA